The Eubacteriaceae bacterium Marseille-Q4139 genome has a window encoding:
- a CDS encoding AAA family ATPase, protein MLIKKLVLKNFRQFIGKQTIEFSTDREKNVTVLIGVNTSGKTTLVRAFEWILYNKNEFDDKNLLNKNVADNMQIDETQSVSGTLIIEHNGKEYEISREQIYTCTGSAVRASRSSAMIAYLQPDGQTKTVIESDFGENIERILPRALSGYFFFGGERVGTISSRDDIEASVKGLMGLDVLYNAMTHLKQVISKFKKSMDFSGDQNASEIKRKLDDVNSRREELEAELGNIEEQLEYYRGEKEKYAALLRANQETAEEQKRREQLESTVFELKAQIEKDKKELVSSFSRNSFAFFSLPLLKHAAEVLNSSSDETESVPEMTSAAIDYILKRGICICGTHISKGSAAEQYLLKERRKQPPESIGALVRRYREQALEYIDSSETYYEVMKNRFLDFRKDQRELGLRLDECDAIDARLKGAKDVNFLDQSFQAAKNKVEEFDSKKNQTIEAIGACKKEIENYEKELEGFQKTSSKNIRIATYIDYAQAVYDWVAEAYTSRENSVRTKLEEKVNANFTSMYHGSRAITIDEKYRVKYIDVTTDESDGLRAVKSFAFVSGLVDLAKEALTSGRDDGADIGPQYYPLVMDAPFSNVDETHIRNISRILPASAEQVIMAVMEKDWQPAADIMAEYVGKTYFIEKDRDLAGREIDTMTHIKAGEC, encoded by the coding sequence ATGCTGATTAAGAAACTGGTGCTAAAGAATTTCAGACAGTTTATCGGAAAGCAGACGATTGAGTTTTCGACGGACAGGGAAAAAAACGTAACGGTTCTGATCGGTGTCAATACATCTGGAAAAACTACCCTTGTACGGGCATTTGAATGGATCCTTTACAATAAAAACGAATTTGATGATAAAAACCTACTGAACAAAAATGTTGCCGACAATATGCAGATTGATGAAACACAATCTGTGTCAGGGACACTCATTATCGAACACAATGGAAAGGAGTATGAAATTTCCCGCGAGCAGATCTATACCTGCACAGGTTCTGCGGTGAGAGCATCCCGCTCGTCTGCGATGATTGCGTATCTGCAGCCGGATGGACAGACCAAAACCGTGATTGAAAGTGATTTCGGTGAAAACATTGAGAGAATTCTTCCGAGGGCATTGTCAGGGTATTTCTTTTTTGGCGGCGAGCGTGTCGGGACGATCAGCAGCCGTGACGACATTGAGGCTTCCGTGAAAGGGTTGATGGGGCTTGATGTGCTCTATAATGCCATGACACATTTAAAGCAGGTAATCAGCAAATTCAAAAAAAGCATGGACTTTTCAGGCGATCAGAATGCATCCGAAATAAAACGGAAGCTGGATGACGTAAACAGCCGTCGGGAAGAATTGGAAGCGGAACTGGGCAATATCGAGGAACAACTGGAATATTACCGGGGAGAGAAAGAAAAATATGCAGCTTTGCTTCGTGCAAACCAGGAAACGGCAGAGGAACAAAAACGCCGTGAACAGTTGGAGTCGACTGTCTTTGAACTGAAAGCCCAGATTGAAAAAGACAAAAAAGAACTTGTCTCCAGTTTCAGCAGAAATTCCTTTGCCTTTTTTAGTCTCCCGCTTTTAAAGCATGCAGCAGAAGTGTTGAACTCATCCAGTGATGAGACGGAAAGTGTGCCGGAAATGACGTCGGCAGCGATTGATTATATCCTGAAAAGAGGGATTTGTATTTGTGGGACACACATATCAAAAGGGTCGGCCGCAGAACAATATTTATTGAAGGAGAGGAGAAAGCAGCCGCCGGAGTCGATAGGGGCGCTTGTGAGGCGGTACCGGGAACAGGCGTTAGAATATATTGATTCATCAGAGACATATTATGAGGTCATGAAAAACCGCTTTTTAGATTTTCGCAAAGATCAAAGAGAATTGGGACTGCGATTGGATGAATGCGATGCAATAGACGCCCGGTTAAAGGGGGCAAAGGATGTCAACTTTCTCGATCAATCATTTCAGGCTGCCAAAAACAAGGTTGAAGAATTTGATTCTAAGAAGAATCAGACGATTGAGGCCATTGGAGCCTGCAAAAAAGAAATCGAGAACTATGAAAAAGAGCTGGAGGGATTTCAGAAGACAAGCTCTAAGAATATTAGAATTGCGACGTATATCGACTATGCACAGGCTGTCTATGACTGGGTGGCTGAGGCTTATACGTCGAGAGAAAATTCGGTTAGAACGAAATTGGAGGAGAAGGTCAATGCCAACTTCACTTCCATGTACCATGGTTCCCGTGCAATTACGATTGATGAAAAGTATCGTGTGAAATATATTGACGTTACAACAGATGAATCGGATGGATTGAGAGCAGTAAAAAGCTTTGCGTTTGTTTCGGGGCTTGTCGATCTGGCAAAAGAAGCGTTGACTTCCGGCAGGGATGACGGGGCAGACATAGGGCCGCAGTATTATCCGTTAGTGATGGACGCTCCATTTTCCAATGTGGATGAGACCCATATCCGAAATATTTCCAGGATTCTTCCGGCTTCCGCGGAACAGGTGATTATGGCAGTTATGGAAAAAGACTGGCAGCCGGCCGCCGACATTATGGCAGAATATGTCGGAAAAACGTATTTTATTGAAAAGGATCGGGATTTGGCAGGCAGGGAAATTGATACGATGACCCATATTAAGGCAGGTGAGTGCTGA
- a CDS encoding ParB/RepB/Spo0J family partition protein: MAEEKKTAPAPEEQKPEPPAPETPDAPTPPGLEVLTVEEQLILEHEGRAALFEMGEAIPDASEFPGVMIPEQPAPEPEAQVVLPGMEDPPAPENKVIDLSSIRADAGQEQQAGPVKEGGQEWERPQEEPEQKPRRGRRPKNKEAPAQGEKPKRKGRPPKAEKQATPGGGGAGKAAKTAKRDKAAGKSGPAQEEAPPPPAPEPPTQLKDASRAEKEEIVYLDLDQLHPFQNHPFGVRDDVEMQGLVSSVKAGGVHQPALVRPREGGGYEIVAGHRRQRACELAGYKNMPCIVRDMTDDQAILAMTDDNLRHRETILPSEKAAALQQQYEAIKHQGARGDGADIGKLSLDKVGERNGMSGKTVQRYIYLNDLVPELKQLMDGGKMSFTPAVEISRIRTEHQKYIAVSIEGQQSSPSKAQAKKLREMDEKNQLNPDVIDAVLSQEKKKEDFDVIISSAELAQFFGKDKTPREMKDQIMALLGEWKDKQPPELGKGVKKVDREK; this comes from the coding sequence ATGGCAGAAGAAAAGAAAACGGCCCCGGCCCCGGAGGAGCAGAAGCCGGAGCCTCCCGCGCCGGAAACGCCGGATGCCCCCACCCCGCCGGGGCTGGAGGTGCTGACCGTGGAGGAACAGCTCATTTTGGAACATGAAGGGCGGGCCGCCCTTTTTGAAATGGGCGAGGCGATCCCGGACGCCTCCGAATTTCCCGGCGTGATGATCCCGGAACAGCCCGCCCCGGAGCCGGAGGCCCAGGTGGTGCTCCCCGGCATGGAGGACCCCCCGGCCCCGGAGAACAAGGTGATCGACCTGTCGTCCATCCGGGCGGATGCTGGGCAGGAGCAGCAGGCGGGCCCGGTCAAGGAGGGCGGCCAGGAGTGGGAGCGGCCCCAGGAGGAGCCGGAGCAGAAACCCCGCCGTGGCCGCCGCCCCAAGAACAAGGAGGCCCCGGCCCAGGGGGAGAAGCCCAAGCGCAAGGGCCGCCCGCCCAAGGCGGAGAAGCAGGCCACCCCCGGCGGGGGCGGCGCTGGCAAGGCGGCCAAGACCGCCAAGCGGGACAAGGCCGCCGGGAAGTCCGGCCCGGCCCAGGAGGAGGCCCCGCCGCCGCCCGCCCCGGAACCGCCGACCCAACTCAAAGACGCCTCCCGCGCTGAAAAGGAGGAGATCGTCTACCTGGACCTCGACCAGCTCCACCCGTTCCAGAACCACCCGTTCGGTGTCCGGGATGATGTGGAGATGCAGGGCCTTGTGTCGTCCGTCAAGGCTGGCGGCGTCCATCAGCCCGCCCTGGTGCGTCCCCGTGAGGGCGGGGGCTATGAGATCGTAGCGGGTCACAGGCGGCAGCGGGCTTGCGAGCTGGCGGGCTACAAGAATATGCCCTGTATCGTCCGCGACATGACGGACGATCAGGCGATCCTTGCTATGACGGACGACAACCTGCGCCACCGTGAAACGATCCTGCCCAGTGAGAAGGCGGCGGCCTTGCAGCAGCAGTACGAGGCCATCAAGCACCAGGGGGCGCGGGGCGACGGCGCGGACATTGGCAAGCTGTCCCTGGACAAAGTGGGCGAGCGCAACGGCATGAGCGGCAAGACGGTCCAGCGGTACATTTATCTCAATGATCTTGTGCCGGAGCTGAAACAGCTCATGGACGGCGGCAAGATGTCGTTCACCCCCGCCGTGGAGATTTCCCGTATCAGGACCGAACATCAGAAGTATATCGCTGTCTCCATTGAGGGGCAGCAGTCGTCCCCCTCCAAGGCCCAGGCGAAGAAGCTGCGGGAGATGGACGAGAAGAACCAGCTCAACCCGGACGTGATCGACGCGGTGTTGAGCCAGGAGAAGAAAAAGGAGGATTTCGACGTGATCATCAGTTCTGCGGAGTTGGCCCAGTTTTTCGGCAAGGACAAGACGCCTCGTGAGATGAAGGACCAGATCATGGCCCTGCTGGGGGAGTGGAAGGACAAGCAGCCCCCGGAGCTGGGCAAGGGCGTGAAGAAAGTGGATCGGGAGAAGTGA
- a CDS encoding antirestriction protein ArdA, translated as MAILEACVTNLGKYNEGQLAYARVTFPTDTETVQAALKKIGIDGIRYEEVFISDYDGDMPQLHKRLGEYENIDELNYLACVLSELSQDELAKFEAVMDSGEYTGSVKELINLAQNLDNYDFYPDIDSEEALGRMYIQELEAVQVPEHLIDYIDYEAYGRDVRINEGGHFAPGGYVMCNQGSFVEHYHGIEDIPAGQRVFSMPKLPIREQMAAYREMMDRAPPPAERPAPRVGREDR; from the coding sequence ATAGCGATACTTGAAGCCTGTGTGACGAACCTGGGCAAATACAACGAGGGCCAGCTTGCCTATGCGCGGGTGACGTTCCCCACCGACACCGAAACCGTACAGGCGGCTTTGAAGAAAATCGGGATAGACGGTATTCGGTATGAGGAGGTTTTCATTTCCGATTACGACGGCGATATGCCCCAGCTCCACAAGCGCCTGGGCGAGTACGAGAACATCGACGAGCTGAATTATCTGGCCTGTGTGCTGTCGGAGCTGTCCCAGGACGAGCTGGCAAAGTTTGAGGCCGTCATGGACAGCGGCGAGTACACCGGCAGCGTGAAAGAGCTGATCAATCTTGCCCAAAATCTGGACAACTACGACTTCTATCCCGACATTGACAGCGAGGAGGCCCTGGGGCGAATGTATATCCAGGAGCTTGAAGCCGTCCAGGTGCCGGAGCACCTGATCGACTACATTGACTACGAGGCATACGGGCGGGACGTGCGGATCAACGAGGGCGGCCACTTCGCCCCTGGCGGCTATGTCATGTGCAATCAGGGTTCTTTTGTGGAGCATTACCACGGGATCGAGGACATACCCGCCGGGCAGCGGGTATTTTCTATGCCCAAACTGCCCATCCGGGAGCAGATGGCCGCCTACCGGGAAATGATGGACCGGGCTCCCCCGCCCGCCGAACGGCCCGCGCCCAGGGTGGGCCGGGAGGACAGGTAG